In a genomic window of Pseudomonas oryzihabitans:
- the uraH gene encoding hydroxyisourate hydrolase: protein MKTCVLLAALALPGLAVAAPNPLSVHVLNLETGVPSAGGHVTLERQVGESWQPLAEEVTNAQGRVPALFPEDQTFAKGEYRVVFKTGDYYRQQGRSAFFPEIPVVFEVTQPAQHYHIPLLLSPYGFSTYRGS from the coding sequence ATGAAGACTTGCGTGCTCTTGGCCGCCTTGGCGCTACCGGGCCTGGCCGTCGCCGCGCCCAATCCCCTCAGTGTCCATGTGTTGAATCTGGAAACCGGCGTGCCCTCGGCGGGGGGTCACGTGACCCTGGAGCGCCAGGTAGGCGAGAGCTGGCAGCCGCTGGCGGAAGAGGTCACCAACGCGCAGGGGCGAGTGCCGGCGCTGTTTCCCGAGGACCAGACCTTTGCGAAGGGCGAATATCGGGTGGTCTTCAAGACCGGGGACTACTACCGCCAGCAGGGGCGTAGCGCCTTCTTCCCGGAGATTCCGGTGGTGTTCGAGGTGACCCAGCCGGCGCAGCACTACCATATTCCGCTGCTGCTCAGCCCCTACGGATTCAGCACCTACCGGGGCTCCTAG
- a CDS encoding YqaA family protein has product MEALSVYLGLSALAFGAATLLPLQSEAALAGLLLTERYETALLLLAATLGNVAGSMLNWWLGLHLERFRQRRWFPVSPERLTRIQAAYHRYGWWSLLLSWTPIIGDPLTLVAGVMREPLWRFLLVVTLAKATRYVLVAWLTLGWR; this is encoded by the coding sequence CTGGAAGCCCTGAGCGTCTACCTGGGCCTGAGCGCCCTGGCCTTCGGCGCCGCCACCCTGCTCCCCCTGCAATCGGAAGCCGCGCTGGCCGGGCTGCTGCTGACCGAGCGCTACGAGACAGCACTCCTGCTGCTGGCTGCCACCCTCGGCAACGTCGCCGGCTCGATGCTGAATTGGTGGCTGGGCCTGCACCTCGAACGCTTCCGCCAGCGTCGCTGGTTCCCGGTATCGCCAGAGCGCCTGACGCGCATCCAGGCGGCCTACCACCGTTATGGCTGGTGGTCGCTGCTGCTCAGTTGGACACCGATCATCGGCGACCCCCTGACCCTGGTAGCCGGGGTGATGCGGGAACCGCTGTGGCGCTTTCTGCTGGTCGTGACCCTGGCCAAGGCCACCCGCTACGTCCTGGTCGCCTGGCTCACCCTGGGCTGGCGGTGA
- a CDS encoding lipopolysaccharide biosynthesis protein — protein MSQGFASLRNSQHGPVLLLASGPSAAELCLDAWRDVPIITMNGAIAKLGGSGIRPLFYVCSDLSFAEQQPDLYELGLEQAQRLALWPTAIERLSATRQGKAHALRRAPSTRLEHYLGLERDQAERTLTLLSRRARDIGFSRDMDYGIFDVRTVAYIALQLAYHLGSTELYLAGVDLNAQAPRFYEDGNRPASPCGLDEHLYHRILPGLTIMQAVLAAEGRQVFNLSRTSRVPAELIPRADLAAVEAAWLGQRTRQAS, from the coding sequence GTGAGTCAGGGCTTCGCGTCACTCCGCAACAGTCAACACGGTCCGGTACTTCTGCTCGCCTCCGGGCCTTCGGCGGCAGAGCTCTGCCTGGACGCCTGGCGCGATGTGCCGATCATCACCATGAACGGCGCCATCGCCAAGCTGGGCGGGAGTGGGATCCGTCCGCTCTTCTATGTGTGCAGCGACCTGAGCTTTGCCGAGCAGCAACCCGACCTCTACGAACTCGGACTCGAGCAGGCGCAACGGCTGGCGTTGTGGCCGACGGCGATCGAAAGGCTGTCGGCGACCAGGCAGGGCAAGGCCCATGCACTGCGGCGAGCGCCCAGTACCCGGCTGGAACATTACCTCGGGCTCGAGCGTGATCAGGCCGAACGCACCCTCACCTTGCTCAGTCGGCGTGCGCGCGACATAGGTTTCAGTCGCGATATGGATTACGGCATCTTCGATGTCCGTACCGTCGCCTACATTGCCTTGCAACTGGCCTACCACCTGGGTTCCACGGAGCTTTATCTGGCAGGCGTGGATCTCAACGCCCAAGCACCGCGGTTCTATGAGGACGGTAACCGTCCAGCATCGCCCTGCGGCCTCGACGAGCATCTGTACCACCGCATCCTGCCCGGCCTGACGATCATGCAGGCGGTGCTCGCTGCCGAAGGGCGCCAGGTGTTCAATCTCTCGCGCACCAGCCGCGTTCCTGCCGAGCTCATCCCGCGGGCCGACCTTGCCGCCGTCGAGGCGGCCTGGCTGGGTCAGCGGACCCGCCAGGCCAGCTGA
- the pdxA gene encoding 4-hydroxythreonine-4-phosphate dehydrogenase PdxA: MSERPVIGITMGDASGVGPEIIMKSLAHASVYEGCRPLVIGDAGRLEDANRIVGGRLQINAIERPDQARFQPGVVDCIDLGLIPADLPYGKLSALAGDAAYRYIERTVQLTSAGELDAICTAPLNKEALHAGGHIFPGHTELLAHLTGTEEVSMMLMTPILKVIHVTTHIGIIDAIARIEPGLVRRTIERAHVTLQRAGIQDPLIAVCGINPHAGENGLFGYGEEETKIQPAIDELRARGWRVEGPLPADTLFFRAGRGDFDCVVAMYHDQGHGPVKVMGLEAGVNVTVGLPVIRTSVDHGTAFDIAGKGIADERSLIEALRQATELASRRRASQAAIA, encoded by the coding sequence ATGTCTGAACGTCCCGTCATCGGCATCACCATGGGCGACGCCAGCGGCGTCGGTCCCGAAATCATCATGAAGTCCCTGGCCCACGCCTCGGTGTACGAGGGTTGCCGTCCGCTGGTCATCGGCGACGCCGGCCGCCTGGAAGACGCCAATCGCATCGTCGGCGGTCGCCTGCAGATCAATGCCATCGAGCGGCCTGACCAGGCGCGCTTTCAGCCGGGCGTCGTGGACTGCATCGACCTCGGCCTGATCCCCGCCGACCTGCCCTACGGCAAGCTGTCGGCCCTGGCCGGTGACGCCGCCTATCGCTACATCGAACGCACCGTGCAGCTCACCTCGGCCGGCGAACTCGATGCCATCTGCACCGCGCCGCTGAACAAGGAAGCCCTGCACGCCGGCGGCCATATCTTCCCCGGCCACACCGAATTGCTGGCGCACCTCACCGGCACCGAGGAGGTGTCGATGATGCTGATGACGCCTATCCTCAAGGTCATCCACGTCACCACCCACATCGGCATCATCGATGCCATCGCCCGCATCGAACCGGGCCTGGTGCGTCGCACCATCGAACGCGCCCACGTCACCCTGCAACGCGCCGGTATCCAGGACCCGCTGATCGCCGTCTGCGGCATCAATCCCCATGCCGGGGAGAACGGCCTGTTCGGCTACGGCGAGGAAGAGACCAAGATCCAGCCAGCCATCGACGAACTACGCGCCCGCGGCTGGCGCGTGGAAGGCCCGCTGCCCGCCGACACCCTGTTCTTCCGCGCCGGTCGTGGCGACTTCGATTGCGTGGTGGCCATGTACCACGACCAGGGCCACGGCCCGGTCAAGGTCATGGGTCTGGAAGCCGGGGTCAACGTCACCGTCGGCCTGCCGGTGATCCGCACCTCGGTCGACCACGGCACCGCCTTCGACATCGCCGGCAAGGGCATCGCCGACGAACGCAGCCTCATCGAAGCCCTGCGCCAGGCCACCGAGCTCGCCAGCCGGCGTCGCGCCAGCCAGGCCGCCATCGCCTGA
- a CDS encoding sialidase family protein, protein MSTTEIAIAGRQDAFLPTPYPQNHAANLLAQPDGTLLCTWFAGTQEGKADISVLLSRRDPATGTWSNPVQLSDDPNRSEQNPILFQAPGGPLWLLWTAQIAGNQDTAIVRRRLSPDGGYSWSPIETLIDTPGTFVRQPPVVLANGDWLLPIFHCIARPGEKWVGSHDTSAVLISSDQGRSWTEHAVPESTGCVHMNIQLLGDGSLLALFRSRWADFIHTSCSWDGGRSWSVPTPTTLPNNNSSIQFIRLASGELVVAYNPTSAAEYSERRASLYDEIDDGDSRLDPVARDGERSAVWGVPRGPMSLAVSTDEGQSWRRLDVEAGDGYCLTNNSTEKLNREYSYPSLVQAADGDVHLAFTYFRQRIKHVRLPLAALR, encoded by the coding sequence ATGTCCACCACTGAAATCGCCATCGCCGGTCGCCAAGACGCCTTCCTGCCCACGCCGTATCCGCAGAATCATGCCGCCAACCTGCTAGCCCAGCCCGACGGCACCTTGCTCTGCACCTGGTTCGCCGGCACCCAGGAGGGCAAGGCCGACATCTCGGTGCTCCTGAGCCGTCGCGATCCAGCGACCGGCACCTGGAGCAACCCGGTGCAACTGTCGGACGACCCAAACCGCTCCGAGCAGAATCCCATTCTGTTCCAGGCCCCGGGCGGCCCCCTGTGGCTACTTTGGACGGCACAGATAGCCGGCAACCAGGACACCGCCATCGTCCGCCGCCGCCTGTCCCCCGACGGTGGCTACAGCTGGAGCCCGATCGAGACCCTGATCGACACCCCCGGAACCTTTGTCCGCCAGCCGCCGGTGGTGCTGGCCAACGGCGACTGGCTGCTGCCGATCTTCCATTGCATCGCCCGCCCCGGCGAGAAATGGGTCGGCAGCCATGACACCAGCGCCGTACTGATCTCCAGTGACCAGGGCCGTAGCTGGACCGAGCACGCCGTACCCGAGAGTACCGGCTGCGTGCACATGAACATCCAGCTGCTGGGCGACGGCAGCCTGCTGGCCCTGTTCCGCAGTCGCTGGGCCGACTTCATCCATACCAGTTGCTCCTGGGACGGCGGTCGCAGCTGGAGCGTACCCACCCCGACGACCCTGCCGAACAACAATTCCTCCATCCAGTTCATTCGCCTCGCCAGCGGCGAGCTGGTGGTGGCCTATAACCCCACCAGCGCCGCCGAATACAGCGAGCGCCGCGCTTCGCTCTATGACGAGATCGACGATGGCGACAGCCGCCTAGACCCAGTAGCCCGGGACGGTGAGCGCAGCGCCGTGTGGGGCGTGCCACGCGGCCCCATGAGTCTGGCCGTCTCCACCGACGAGGGACAGAGCTGGCGGCGCCTCGACGTCGAGGCCGGTGATGGCTACTGCCTGACCAACAACTCCACCGAGAAGCTCAATCGCGAGTACTCCTATCCGAGCCTGGTGCAGGCGGCCGATGGGGATGTGCACCTGGCCTTCACCTACTTCCGCCAGCGCATCAAACACGTCCGGCTGCCACTGGCCGCGCTGCGTTGA
- the dapA gene encoding 4-hydroxy-tetrahydrodipicolinate synthase, which produces MRFRGIVPALVTPFDAQQRVDEKALRGLIENLISAGVHGLFVLGTNGEFFALSEAEKLRIAEITVDTAGGRVPVVAGTGAFATHEVIELNKKMADRGVDALSVITPYFNAVSQKELIAHYEAIGDASTLPLMLYNIPAKTGMSIGIGAVATLSQHPQIKGIKDSAGNFDALVQMLQYRSDDFAVFAGTDSLIYWNLLAGGDGAVAATANAVPQVVMTIWNAFQAGDHATARAAQEKLRPLRDAFALGTMPSVLKKAADLLNVPVGPCRAPVAALDEATVHKLEGLLAVYRD; this is translated from the coding sequence ATGAGATTCCGCGGCATCGTTCCCGCCCTCGTTACACCGTTCGACGCCCAGCAGCGCGTCGATGAAAAGGCCTTGCGCGGTTTGATCGAAAACCTCATTAGCGCGGGCGTCCACGGCCTGTTCGTGCTCGGCACCAATGGCGAATTCTTCGCCCTATCCGAAGCCGAAAAGCTGCGTATCGCTGAAATCACCGTGGACACCGCTGGCGGCCGCGTCCCCGTCGTGGCCGGTACCGGCGCCTTCGCCACTCACGAAGTGATCGAACTGAACAAAAAGATGGCGGATCGTGGCGTCGACGCCCTCTCGGTCATCACGCCCTACTTCAATGCCGTGAGCCAGAAAGAGCTGATCGCTCACTACGAGGCCATCGGCGATGCCTCCACCCTGCCGCTGATGCTCTACAACATCCCGGCCAAGACCGGCATGTCCATCGGCATCGGCGCCGTGGCCACCCTGAGCCAGCATCCGCAGATCAAGGGCATCAAGGACAGCGCCGGTAACTTCGACGCCCTGGTGCAGATGCTGCAGTACCGCAGCGACGACTTCGCCGTCTTCGCCGGCACCGACTCCCTCATCTACTGGAACCTGCTGGCCGGCGGCGATGGCGCCGTGGCCGCCACTGCCAATGCCGTGCCCCAGGTGGTCATGACCATCTGGAACGCCTTCCAGGCCGGCGACCACGCCACCGCCCGCGCCGCCCAGGAAAAGTTGCGACCGCTGCGCGATGCCTTCGCCCTGGGGACCATGCCCTCGGTGCTGAAGAAGGCCGCCGACCTGCTCAACGTCCCGGTCGGCCCCTGCCGCGCCCCGGTGGCAGCGCTGGACGAAGCCACCGTACACAAGCTCGAAGGCCTGTTGGCCGTTTATCGCGACTGA
- a CDS encoding DeoR/GlpR family DNA-binding transcription regulator, which yields MKVAKRRQAILELVLAGHTNVETLCRHLEVSEATVRRDLTALAEEGQILRTYGGATHIGTREPEPSLEQRSSQSGPEKALLARAALAHIRDHDTLLLDGGTTTAALAKLLSERRGLHVITNNLLAAPLLRDLPEGHVTLLGGDLRPGSMSTFGPAAFTMLERLSADKVFLSADGVVAGRGLCEASPEQAYLKELMIQQAAEVFVLADSTKLGRDRQQHWTPLKTDWTLITDATAGEVLMSFRQQGLVRVESVC from the coding sequence ATGAAGGTCGCCAAACGTCGCCAAGCCATCCTCGAACTGGTCCTGGCCGGTCACACCAACGTCGAAACCCTCTGCCGGCATCTAGAAGTGTCGGAAGCCACGGTCCGCCGCGACCTCACGGCGCTGGCCGAGGAAGGCCAGATCCTGCGCACCTACGGCGGCGCGACCCATATCGGCACCCGTGAACCCGAGCCCTCGCTGGAGCAACGCAGCAGCCAGTCCGGGCCGGAGAAAGCCCTCCTCGCCCGCGCCGCCCTCGCCCATATCAGGGATCACGACACCCTGTTGCTGGACGGCGGCACCACCACCGCGGCCCTGGCCAAGCTGCTCAGCGAAAGACGCGGCCTGCATGTCATCACCAACAATCTGCTGGCGGCCCCCCTGCTGCGTGACCTGCCGGAAGGCCACGTCACCCTCCTCGGCGGCGACCTGCGTCCCGGCAGCATGTCCACCTTCGGCCCAGCCGCCTTCACCATGCTGGAGCGCCTGTCAGCCGACAAAGTCTTCCTCAGCGCCGACGGCGTGGTCGCCGGCCGCGGCCTCTGCGAAGCCAGCCCTGAGCAGGCCTATCTAAAAGAGCTGATGATCCAGCAGGCCGCCGAGGTCTTCGTCCTCGCCGACTCGACCAAGCTGGGGCGCGATCGCCAGCAACACTGGACGCCCCTAAAGACGGACTGGACGTTGATTACCGATGCGACGGCGGGTGAGGTTTTGATGTCGTTCAGGCAGCAGGGATTGGTGCGTGTGGAAAGCGTATGCTGA
- a CDS encoding sodium:solute symporter family protein — MQTFDVQSTAIIVGMVVLYILFTTWLSIRLRSRTSGEFMVAARSMPAFVVGILMMSEFIGAKSTVGTAQAAFESGFAASWSVIAAAIGFPLFGLLMARKLYASGEFTISGFIAQKYGLSTKLMVSIIMIYALLLVNVGNYVSGAAAIATVLKINLPTAAFITAIVSTLYYAFGGLKSVAYVSILHTSVKYIGVLIVLGVALHMTGGFTPVMQHMPEHYFTWDGAIGGSKIFAWIIGTVGAIFSTQFIIQAISSTKDARAAQRSTFHASLLCIPISLALGFIGVASKYLHPEMSSLYALPVFLQSMHPVLAGVVTISLVASIFVSVSTVALAIASLVVRDFYVPLRKPTPEREFKATRVISLVIGFVPLFFVFFVPEILNLSFFTRALRLSIAVIAMIAIYLPLFATNRGATLGLLASTITTSAWYLLGNPYGIDNMYVALATPAIVVVIERLFPQPAAKAASAEVPHVHH; from the coding sequence ATGCAAACCTTCGACGTGCAAAGCACCGCCATCATCGTCGGGATGGTGGTGCTCTACATCCTCTTCACCACCTGGCTCAGCATCCGCCTGCGCAGCCGCACCAGCGGCGAATTCATGGTGGCCGCGCGCAGCATGCCGGCCTTCGTGGTAGGCATCCTGATGATGTCGGAATTCATCGGCGCCAAGTCCACCGTGGGCACCGCCCAGGCAGCCTTCGAAAGCGGCTTCGCTGCCTCCTGGTCGGTGATCGCCGCGGCCATCGGCTTTCCGCTGTTCGGCCTGCTGATGGCGCGCAAGCTCTATGCCTCCGGTGAATTCACCATCTCCGGCTTCATCGCCCAGAAATACGGCCTGTCCACCAAGCTGATGGTGTCGATCATCATGATCTACGCCCTGCTGCTGGTGAACGTGGGCAACTACGTCAGCGGCGCGGCGGCCATCGCCACGGTGCTCAAGATCAACCTGCCCACCGCCGCCTTCATCACCGCCATCGTCAGCACCCTCTACTACGCCTTCGGCGGGCTGAAGAGCGTGGCCTACGTCAGCATCCTGCACACCTCGGTCAAGTACATCGGCGTGCTCATCGTGCTGGGCGTGGCGCTGCACATGACCGGCGGCTTCACCCCAGTCATGCAGCACATGCCGGAGCATTACTTCACCTGGGACGGCGCCATCGGCGGCAGCAAGATCTTCGCCTGGATCATCGGTACCGTCGGCGCCATCTTCTCCACCCAGTTCATCATCCAGGCGATCTCCTCCACCAAGGACGCCCGCGCCGCCCAGCGCTCCACCTTCCATGCCTCGCTGCTGTGCATCCCCATCTCCCTGGCGCTGGGCTTCATCGGCGTCGCCTCCAAGTACCTGCATCCGGAGATGAGCAGCCTCTACGCCCTGCCGGTCTTCCTGCAGTCGATGCACCCGGTGCTGGCCGGGGTGGTGACCATTTCCCTGGTGGCCTCCATCTTCGTCAGCGTCAGTACCGTGGCCCTGGCCATCGCCTCGCTGGTGGTGCGCGACTTCTACGTGCCGCTGCGCAAACCCACGCCTGAGCGTGAATTCAAGGCCACTCGGGTGATCTCCCTGGTGATCGGCTTCGTCCCGCTGTTCTTCGTCTTCTTCGTACCCGAGATTCTCAACCTGTCGTTCTTCACGCGGGCGCTGCGTCTGTCCATCGCGGTGATCGCCATGATCGCCATCTACCTGCCGCTGTTCGCTACCAACCGCGGCGCGACCCTGGGCCTGCTAGCCTCGACCATCACCACCAGCGCCTGGTATCTGCTGGGCAATCCCTATGGCATCGACAACATGTACGTTGCCCTGGCGACGCCTGCCATCGTGGTAGTCATCGAACGTCTCTTTCCCCAGCCCGCCGCCAAAGCCGCTTCTGCCGAGGTCCCCCATGTCCACCACTGA
- a CDS encoding four-carbon acid sugar kinase family protein: MTRLLILADDLSGAADCALGFAATQATRVLLDAEALDTRAPVTALDLDSRRLDARAAAGRHAGLLGHPALAGAALYKKIDSTLRGNVAAEVAALAPRGLALVAPAYPALGRTTRGGVQYLDDVPVDQTDVWRNEELTGSADLVAQLTAQGISCARLDLTTLRQPVALAAALRRALDSGLPALVCDAERQSDLAALARASAPLVQQLFWVGSAGLAEALPGALGLTGTPASRPSGDGPVLTVVGSMSRHSQAQAEYLVAGSQQHWQRLAPAWLLGPQWATERTTLAATLAQRLASGEDVLVSLDQQARNPSQAMALSQALAELLQPALQEAAALMATGGETARALLARAGITSLDLHGALAPGVALASTLWRDRSLSVVTKAGGFGQPDTLLDAWRQLRASLPAQAAPASLHKEAHHV, from the coding sequence ATGACCCGCCTGCTGATCCTGGCCGACGACCTCAGCGGCGCCGCCGATTGCGCCCTGGGTTTCGCCGCGACCCAGGCGACTCGGGTACTGCTCGACGCCGAAGCCCTGGATACCCGGGCCCCGGTGACGGCGCTGGATCTGGACAGCCGCCGGCTGGACGCGCGTGCTGCTGCCGGGCGTCACGCAGGATTGCTCGGGCATCCGGCGCTGGCAGGTGCGGCGCTCTACAAGAAGATCGACTCCACCCTGCGCGGCAATGTCGCGGCCGAGGTGGCCGCCCTCGCCCCGCGCGGCCTGGCCCTGGTGGCCCCGGCCTATCCGGCACTGGGCCGCACCACTCGCGGCGGCGTCCAGTACCTGGACGATGTGCCGGTCGACCAGACCGACGTCTGGCGCAACGAGGAGCTGACCGGCAGTGCCGATCTGGTGGCGCAACTCACCGCCCAGGGCATCAGCTGTGCCCGGCTGGACCTCACCACCCTGCGCCAACCGGTAGCCCTGGCCGCCGCCCTGCGCCGAGCCCTGGACAGTGGTCTGCCAGCCCTGGTCTGTGATGCCGAACGCCAGTCCGATCTGGCAGCCCTGGCGCGGGCTTCCGCGCCCCTGGTGCAGCAGCTGTTCTGGGTCGGCTCGGCGGGTCTGGCCGAAGCCTTGCCCGGAGCCCTGGGCCTGACCGGCACACCCGCCTCTCGCCCGAGCGGCGACGGTCCGGTGCTGACGGTGGTCGGCAGCATGTCGCGCCATTCCCAGGCCCAGGCCGAGTACCTGGTCGCCGGTAGCCAGCAACACTGGCAACGCTTGGCACCCGCCTGGCTGCTGGGGCCCCAGTGGGCGACCGAACGCACGACCCTGGCCGCGACCCTGGCCCAGCGCCTGGCCAGCGGCGAAGACGTTCTGGTCAGCCTCGACCAGCAGGCCCGCAATCCCAGCCAGGCCATGGCCCTCAGCCAGGCGCTGGCCGAGCTGCTGCAACCGGCTCTGCAAGAAGCCGCCGCCCTCATGGCCACCGGCGGCGAGACCGCCCGCGCCCTGCTCGCCAGGGCCGGCATCACCTCCCTGGACCTGCACGGCGCCCTCGCCCCAGGCGTGGCCCTGGCCAGCACCCTCTGGCGCGACCGCTCTCTGAGCGTCGTCACCAAGGCCGGCGGCTTCGGCCAACCGGACACCCTCCTCGACGCCTGGCGCCAACTGCGCGCCAGCCTACCCGCACAGGCCGCCCCGGCCTCCCTGCACAAGGAAGCCCACCATGTCTGA
- a CDS encoding iron-containing alcohol dehydrogenase — translation MSIYHFQTVKHLVHGAGALDQLGDKLALLDVPLRRVVLVTQHAMRGLGVTERVKAQLAARDIEVAVIDNVEIEPTLENIEQVFREQVAPRQPDVLLAIGGGSVLDAAKLFAVMLTNEQSLKSMLGIDQVARAGLPTVLVPTTAGTGSEVTPNAIVTLPDEELKVGVVSRHLLPTLVLLDPLLTLSLPKAITAATGMDAFTHSLESFISNKANPVSDTFALESMRLIAGSIVEAYQQPDSVRARSDMLLGSTYGGVALTAAGTAAVHALAYPLGGKFHVTHGVANAMLLPHVMAFNLDSCAPRLKRAAVVCGLAHAEDSDETAARKLIEQIAAWTATLEIPQDLAAFGVREEHLADMAVAASKVTRLMVNNPKPLSLDDIQALYRRLLP, via the coding sequence ATGTCCATCTATCATTTCCAGACCGTCAAACACCTGGTCCATGGCGCCGGCGCCCTCGATCAGCTCGGCGACAAGCTCGCCCTGCTCGACGTCCCGCTGCGCCGCGTGGTGCTGGTCACCCAGCACGCCATGCGCGGCCTGGGCGTGACCGAGCGGGTCAAGGCGCAGCTGGCCGCCCGTGATATCGAGGTGGCGGTGATCGACAACGTCGAGATCGAACCCACCCTGGAGAACATCGAGCAGGTGTTCCGCGAGCAGGTCGCGCCACGCCAGCCCGACGTCCTGCTCGCCATCGGCGGCGGCTCGGTGCTGGATGCCGCCAAGCTGTTCGCGGTCATGCTCACCAATGAGCAGTCGCTCAAGTCCATGCTCGGCATCGACCAGGTGGCGCGCGCCGGGCTGCCCACGGTGCTGGTGCCGACCACCGCGGGCACCGGCTCGGAGGTTACGCCCAACGCCATCGTCACCCTGCCCGACGAAGAGCTGAAAGTGGGCGTGGTGAGCCGCCACCTGCTGCCCACCCTGGTGCTGCTCGATCCGCTGCTGACCCTGAGCCTGCCCAAGGCCATCACCGCGGCCACCGGGATGGATGCCTTCACCCATTCGCTGGAGTCCTTCATCTCCAACAAGGCCAACCCGGTCAGCGACACCTTCGCCCTGGAATCCATGCGCCTGATCGCCGGCAGCATCGTCGAGGCCTACCAGCAGCCGGACTCGGTGCGTGCCCGTAGCGACATGCTGCTCGGCTCCACCTACGGCGGCGTGGCCCTGACCGCGGCCGGTACTGCCGCCGTGCATGCCCTGGCCTATCCCCTGGGCGGCAAGTTCCATGTCACCCACGGGGTGGCCAACGCCATGCTGCTGCCCCACGTCATGGCCTTCAACCTGGACAGCTGCGCGCCGCGCCTCAAGCGCGCCGCCGTGGTCTGCGGTCTGGCCCACGCGGAAGACAGCGACGAGACCGCGGCGCGCAAATTGATCGAACAGATCGCCGCCTGGACCGCCACCCTGGAGATCCCCCAGGACCTGGCCGCCTTCGGCGTCCGCGAGGAACACCTGGCGGACATGGCGGTGGCGGCCTCCAAGGTCACCCGGCTGATGGTCAACAATCCCAAGCCGCTGAGCCTGGACGACATCCAGGCGCTGTACCGGCGTCTGCTGCCATGA
- a CDS encoding SDR family NAD(P)-dependent oxidoreductase: protein MTAQPHALVTGVSSGIGAAITQRLLAEGWRVSGLSRRPPEQSHPALTWIGVDLADDQALDTVLTDIGPLDAIVHAAGFMRTAPLGALDPADGAAMWHLHVAVASRLVDRLIERLATGGRIVLIGSRTMQGAAGRSQYAATKAALVGLVRSWALELAARGITVNLVAPGATETPMLRDPGRAGTPPRLPPLGRYVQPAEVAGLTAFLLGPDAGALTGQTLTVCGGTSL from the coding sequence ATGACGGCCCAACCTCATGCCCTGGTCACTGGCGTCAGTTCCGGCATCGGCGCGGCCATCACCCAGCGCCTGCTCGCCGAGGGCTGGCGGGTGAGCGGCCTCAGCCGGCGCCCGCCAGAGCAGTCGCACCCGGCGCTCACCTGGATCGGCGTCGACCTCGCCGACGATCAGGCCCTGGATACCGTACTGACTGACATCGGCCCGCTCGACGCCATCGTCCATGCCGCCGGCTTCATGCGCACCGCGCCCCTGGGCGCCCTGGACCCGGCCGATGGCGCCGCCATGTGGCACCTGCACGTGGCCGTGGCCAGCCGCCTGGTGGATCGCCTGATCGAGCGCCTCGCCACGGGCGGGCGCATCGTCCTGATCGGCAGCCGCACCATGCAGGGCGCGGCCGGACGCAGTCAGTACGCCGCCACCAAGGCGGCCCTGGTCGGCCTGGTGCGCTCCTGGGCGCTGGAGCTGGCGGCGCGCGGCATCACCGTCAACCTGGTGGCGCCTGGGGCGACCGAGACGCCCATGCTGCGTGATCCGGGTCGTGCTGGCACCCCGCCCCGCTTGCCCCCACTGGGCCGCTACGTACAGCCCGCAGAGGTCGCGGGCCTGACCGCCTTCCTGCTCGGCCCGGATGCCGGCGCCCTCACCGGCCAGACGCTGACGGTCTGCGGCGGCACCTCGCTGTGA
- a CDS encoding GlcG/HbpS family heme-binding protein, with the protein MSRFLSCLTAALVGTAVLGQAQAALPQHPDLDLATAQRLAQAAPCSAALAVLDRSGQPILLQRDTRVGPHNAEAARRKAFTALSTRTSSQALAERARQNPDAANLVTLPELLLLGGGIPLYEGDQLVGALGIAGAGGGGADERCALAAARHLALQSHP; encoded by the coding sequence ATGTCGCGCTTTCTTTCCTGTCTAACCGCTGCCTTGGTGGGTACCGCAGTGCTCGGCCAGGCACAGGCGGCCTTGCCGCAGCACCCCGATCTCGATCTGGCTACCGCCCAGCGGCTGGCACAGGCCGCACCCTGCAGCGCGGCCCTCGCGGTGCTCGACCGCAGCGGCCAGCCGATCCTCCTGCAGCGCGATACCCGCGTCGGGCCGCATAACGCCGAGGCGGCGCGGCGCAAGGCTTTCACCGCGCTGTCCACCCGCACGTCGTCGCAGGCGCTGGCCGAACGTGCGCGGCAAAACCCCGATGCGGCCAACCTCGTCACGCTGCCCGAGTTGCTGCTGCTGGGCGGCGGTATCCCGCTCTATGAAGGCGACCAACTGGTTGGTGCCCTGGGCATCGCCGGGGCCGGCGGTGGCGGGGCCGATGAGCGCTGTGCGCTGGCCGCGGCTCGACACCTCGCTTTGCAATCCCATCCCTAA